One genomic segment of Komagataella phaffii GS115 chromosome 4, complete sequence includes these proteins:
- a CDS encoding Peripheral membrane protein located at Vid (vacuole import and degradation) vesicles — protein MPSNSCVTDNSSFLKEEDPIKTAKDKVNNERHLKDALTGDDAHANIDEQEVKGWQPEGSKLNNKTESYDLHTGSANNVSEDKYISMEFTPSLASTKSWHKGVQPLTSSFLKPNASFIGSQQSGRSTYEVKVDLKQVDLKKSTLTGFLTIKGLTESHPEIITLFQGEIVGPKFSFFTNKDSWGSDSRTDIQHWSRFPSFRSLNFNSGNDVLNSHIYDNYLNNEFIYMRWKEMFLIPDAKVRDIKGASFAGFYYVCFSQLTGSISGLYFHKYSEKFQQLELCHAPDGGCSSYFKLA, from the coding sequence ATGCCTTCCAATAGTTGTGTGACTGACAATTCATCCTTTCTTAAAGAAGAGGATCCTATAAAGACAGCCAAAGATAAAGTAAACAATGAAAGACATCTCAAGGATGCGTTAACAGGTGATGATGCTCACGCCAACATCGATGAGCAAGAGGTAAAAGGTTGGCAGCCAGAAGGATCCAAATTAAACAACAAGACTGAATCATACGACTTGCATACCGGTTCAGCAAATAATGTCAGCGAGGACAAGTATATCTCCATGGAATTTACTCCCTCTTTGGCCTCAACCAAATCTTGGCACAAAGGAGTACAGCCTCTCACATCATCATTTTTGAAGCCAAATGCTTCGTTCATCGGGTCTCAGCAGTCAGGAAGATCTACGTATGAAGTAAAAGTTGATTTGAAACAGGTCGATCTCAAAAAGTCCACATTGACTGGATTTCTCACAATTAAAGGTCTTACAGAGTCGCATCCCGAAATTATTACCCTTTTCCAAGGAGAAATTGTTGGCCCCAaattctccttcttcaCTAATAAAGATAGCTGGGGTTCTGATTCCCGTACTGATATCCAGCACTGGTCTCGGTTCCCCAGTTTTCGAAGTCTAAATTTCAACTCTGGGAATGACGTACTCAACAGTCACATCTATGATAACTACCTAAACAACGAGTTCATCTACATGAGATGGAAGGAAATGTTTTTGATTCCAGATGCCAAAGTTAGAGATATAAAGGGGGCATCGTTTGCTGGATTTTACTACGTATGTTTCAGCCAACTAACTGGATCAATTAGCGGGCTATATTTCCACAAGTACTCTGAAAAGTTCCAGCAGCTAGAATTGTGCCATGCTCCAGACGGCGGGTGTAGCTCCTACTTCAAGCTAGCTTAG
- a CDS encoding Mitochondrial outer membrane and cell wall localized SUN family member: MKSQLIFMALASLVASAPLEHQQQHHKHEKRAVVTQTVTVAAGQTAAAGSAQAVVTSSAAPASVASSAAASASSSSSSYTSGASGDLSSFKDGTIKCSEFPSGDGVVSVSWLGFGGWSSIMNLQGGTSESCENGYYCSYACEAGYSKTQWPSNQPSDGRSVGGLLCKDGLLYRSNTAFDTLCVPGKGTASVENNVSKGISICRTDYPGSENMCVPTWVDAGNSNTLTVVDEDNYYEWQGLKTSAQYYVNNAGVSVEDGCIWGDESSGVGNWAPLVLGAGSTGGLTYLSLIPNPNNKKAPNFNVKIVATDGSSINGDCKYENGIFVGSSTDGCTVTVTSGSAKLVFY, from the coding sequence ATGAAATCTCAACTTATCTTTATGGCTCTTGCCTCTCTGGTGGCCTCCGCTCCTTTAGaacaccaacaacaacatcacAAACATGAAAAGAGAGCTGTGGTGACACAAACCGTTACTGTTGCAGCAGGTCAAACCGCTGCTGCTGGCTCTGCCCAGGCCGTTGTCACCTCCTCTGCTGCGCCAGCATCGGTCGCTTCCTCTGCAGCAGCATCggcttcttcctcctcttcctcttaTACCAGTGGCGCCTCTGGCGATCTCTCAAGCTTCAAAGATGGTACCATCAAATGTTCAGAGTTCCCATCCGGCGACGGTGTCGTCTCCGTCAGTTGGTTAGGATTTGGAGGATGGTCTTCCATCATGAATCTCCAAGGTGGGACTTCTGAATCTTGTGAGAACGGCTACTACTGCTCATACGCATGTGAAGCCGGCTACTCCAAGACCCAGTGGCCTTCCAATCAGCCATCCGATGGAAGATCCGTAGGTGGTTTGTTGTGTAAGGACGGTTTGCTATACCGATCCAACACTGCTTTTGACACCCTCTGTGTTCCAGGTAAGGGTACCGCTTCCGTAGAGAACAATGTTTCCAAAGGTATCTCTATCTGCAGAACTGACTACCCTGGTTCCGAAAACATGTGTGTTCCCACCTGGGTCGATGCTGGAAACTCCAACACTTTGACCGTTGTCGATGAAGACAACTACTACGAATGGCAAGGTCTCAAGACCAGTGCCCAATACTACGTCAACAACGCTGGTGTCAGCGTTGAAGACGGTTGTATTTGGGGTGACGAAAGTAGTGGTGTCGGAAACTGGGCTCCTCTAGTTTTGGGTGCCGGATCTACAGGTGGTTTAACTTACCTATCTTTGATCCCCAACCCAAACAACAAGAAGGCTCCCAACTTCAACGTCAAGATCGTTGCTACTGATGGGTCCTCCATCAACGGTGATTGTAAATACGAGAACGGTATCTTCGTTGGTAGTTCAACTGATGGTTGTACTGTCACTGTTACCTCTGGTAGTGCCAAACTTGTGTTTTACTAA